The following nucleotide sequence is from Candidatus Polarisedimenticolaceae bacterium.
CAGCGAATGCACCGAGCAGAAGCGGCTGAACGACGCCCGCGAGCAGGCGATCCCCTGGAAGAAGTGGGGGCCTTACCTCTCGGAGCGGCAGTGGGGCACGGTTCGCGAGGACTACAGCGCCGACGGCAACGCGTGGGACTACTTCACCCACGACCAGTCGCGCTCCCGCGCCTATCACTGGGGCGAGGACGGCATCGCCGGGATTTCCGACGACAAGCAGCACCTCTGCTTCGCCCTGGCACTCTGGAACGAGCGCGACCCGATCCTGAAGGAGCGCCTGTTCGGTCTCACGAACAGCGAGGGGAACCACGGCGAAGACGTCAAGGAGTACTACTTCTACGTCGACTCGACGCCGACCCACTCCTACATGAAGTACCTCTACAAGTATCCGCAGCGCGAGTTCCCCTACCGCGACCTGGTCGAGACGAACCGCCGCCGCTCGCGTGAGGAGATGGAGTACGAGCTCCTCGACACCGGCGCGTTCCACGAGGACCGCTACTTCGACGTCGTCGCCGAGTACGCGAAGGCCGCGCCCGACGACCTTTTGATCCGCGTCACCGTCCACAACCGCGGCCCCGAGGCGGCGCGCCTGCACCTCCTCCCGACGCTGTGGTTCCGCAACACCTGGTCGTGGGGCGGCAACGAGGAGAAGCCTGTCCTCCGCGAGACCGGCAAGGGGCGCATCGGCGCCCATCACCCGGGCCTGCCGGCGATCGAGCTCGCGTGCGACGGTGACGCCGAGCTTCTCTTCACCGAGAACGAGAGCAACGCCGAGCGCCTCTGGGGGCAGCCGAACCGTTCGCCGTTCGTGAAGGATGCGTTCCACCGCTACGTCGTGAACGGCGAGACCGCCGCCGTGAATCCCGAGAAGGCGGGCACGAAAGCGGCCGCCCGCTACGTGCTCGACGTCCCGGCGGGCGGGAGCTGCGTCGTGCGCCTTCGCCTCGCCTCGAACCTGCCGAGGGCGCCGTTCGGGAAGACGTTCGACGACACGGTCGCCGCCCGCCTCGCCGACGCCGACGAGTTCTACGAGAAGATCGCCCCTCACACGCTCACCGAGGACGAGCGCAGGGTCCACCGGCAGGCTCTCGCCGGTATGCTCTGGTCGAAGCAGTTCTACTTCTTCGACGTCGACCGGTGGCTCGTCGAGCACGACGCGCATCCGCTCCTCGGGAACCGGCCCGGCAGCGCGCGCAACGCCGACTGGTTCCACATGTTCAACGGCGACGTGATCTCGATGCCCGACAAGTGGGAGTACCCCTGGTACGCGGCGTGGGACCTCGCCTTCCACACGATCGCGCTCTCGCTCGTCGACTTCGACTTCGCGAAGGAGCAGCTCGTCCTCATGCTCCGCAGCCTCTACGCGCACCCGAACGGCCAGATCCCGGCGTACGAGTGGAACTTCAGCGACGTCAATCCGCCCGTGCACGCGTGGGCGACACTCTTCCTCTACCAGGTCGAGCGCGACCTCGGCCGCGGCGACATCAAGTTCCTCGAGCGCTCGTTCCACGGCCTGACGCTCAACTTCAACTGGTGGCTGAACCGCAAGGACCCCGACGGCCGCAACGTGTTCGCCGGCGGCTTCCTGGGGCTCGACAACATCGGCGTCTTCGACCGCAGCGCGAAGCTGCCGACCGGCGGCTCGCTCGAGCAGGCGGACGGCACCGCGTGGATGGCGTTCTACAGCCAGAACATGCTCGAGATCGCGCTCGTCCTCGCCGAGCACGACGCCTCCTACGAGCAGTACGCCTACCGGTTCCTCGAGCACTTCATCTGGATCTCGTACGCGATGGACCGGATCGGGAAACATAACGACGAGATGTGGGACGAGGAGGACGGCTTCTTCTACGACCTCCTCCGGCTCCCGAGCGGCGAGGCCACGCGCCTCAAGGTCCGCTCGATGGTCGGCCTCCTGCCGCTGTGCGCCGCGACCGTCTTCGAGGGAACGCTCCTCGAGCGCTTCCCGAAGCTCAAGGAGCTGATCGCCCTCTTCCGCCAGCGCCATCCCGAAGTGGTGGCCCAGGTCGCGCCGACCGGCGACGGCTTCATCGGATTCAACAACCGCCGCTTACTCTCGGTCCTCACGCGCGAGAAGCTCGAGCGCGTCCTCGGCTACCTCCTCGACGAGAACGAGTTCCTGGGGCCGCACGGCATCCGCTCGGTCTCGCGCGTCCACAAGGACCATCCGTTCGTCGTCCACGTCGAAGGCCGGCCGTACGAGGTCAATTACCTGCCGGCGGAGTCGAACAACGGGATGTTCGGCGGCAACTCCAACTGGCGCGGTCCGGTCTGGATGCCGATCAACGTGCTGCTCGTCCGTGCGCTCCTCAACCTCTACGCCTTCTACGGCGACGACTTCAGGGTCGAATGCCCCACCGGCTCCGGCGACCGGAAGACGCTCTTCGAGATCGCCGCGGAGCTGTCCCGCCGGCTCTCGTCGACTTTCCTTCGCGACGCGAGCGGCCGGCGGCCGGTCTACGGCGGCAGCGAGAAGTTCCAGACCGACCCGCACTGGCGCGACCTGATCCTCTTCTACGAGTACTTCCACGGCGACAACGGCGCCGGTCTCGGGGCGAGCCACCAAACCGGTTGGACCGGCGTGGTCGCCCGCCTCCTCGATCTCTTCGGCCGCCTCGACTCGCAGACGCTGCTCCTCCACGCGAAGTCGAAGATCCTCGCGAAGATGGTCCACGAGCAGGTCGGAGGGAACTCTTAAGCCGGTTTCCTGCGCAGGACCCACGCCGAGATCAGGCTGATGAGCAGGCCGACCGGCAGCGGCTCGACGAACGCCAGAGATGCGTTCGTCACGGGATTCGCGAGCAGCTTCTTCATCATCTCGAGCTGCTGCTGCGCCTCGGCGACCTTCTCCGGCGGAGCCCCGGAGGCCTTGAGCCGCTCGACCTGCGCGCCGAAGTGCTTGTCGCAGAAGTCGGGCTCGAGCTTGAAATAGATGAACTCCCATGTCCCCACGTAGCAGACGGCCGAGATCAGCGCGATCAGGATGCCGACCTGGAAGCCTTTCCCGAAGCTGATCGTCCCCCCGCCGACGTTCTCGCGGTACGACCGTACGCCGAAGAAGATGAGCAGCCCGGAGAGGATCATCGCGGTGTAGCCGACGGCGTAGCCCGAGGCCCCCTCGAGCTTGTCCATGAACGGCAGGGTCAGGAGCATGAGCGCTCCGGCGACGGCACCGGAGATGAGTCCGTAGACGATCACGACCTTCTTCATCGATTCGTTCCTCCTTGCGCGGGAACCTACGCAGCCCCTTCCCCCAGGCGCGTCATCCTTTCGAGTGATTTGCCTTCGCGGCGCCCGAAATCATCCCTTCAGGGGATCAGCCGCGACGCCTTCGCGATCTGCACCGCCTCGGTGCGCCGCCTGGCCCCGAGCTTCTCGAACACCCGGCTCACGTGAGTCTTGACGGTGTTCTCGCTCACGAAGACCCGCTCCGCGATCTCTTTGTTGGAAAGCCCCTCGGCGACAAGCCCCAGGATCTCCATCTCTCTAGCCGTTATTTGAAGCTCGCGCACCTTGGCCTCGTCGAGGACGAACGGTCCCGCGACGGGCACCTCGACATGGACTTCCTTGACGATGATCTCTGGCTGCTTCTTGGTGAGCGTTCCGCCGAGCCAGATCCCGAACGTCGCGAAGATCACCGCGACGATCGCGGAATAGATCTCGATCGAGTGCGAGACGAAGGTGTAGTGGAACTCCGCCACCCTCAGCGCAGCGAGGAGAAGGCCGCCGCAGGAGGCATAGAGGGCCAGATTCAGAAAAATTCGGCGGCTCAAGGCGCTAGAGGATACCGGCACTGTAAGACTCGGAGGGGTCTTACGTCAGCCTGGGTGAAAGGAGACCCCCATGACGAACGAAATCCGGACCCTCTGCAATTGTTCCCCCTGCACCTGTTCCCCCTGTTCCTGCGGCTGCTGTGGCGGGACCCGCTAAGGTAGGAAGAGAGTCCCGCGGCGGGATCGCCGCCGCGGGGCAACCGGAGTCCATCGTGGAATCCACCGTCGTCGAAACCCTCGTCCAGAACCACCGGCAGTTCCTCGCCTTCGTTGAGAGCCGGGTCGGATCGCGCGAGGTTGCCGAGGACATCCTTCAGGAGGCTTTCGTCCGCGGTCTCGCGCGCGCCGACCAGCTGCGCGACGAGGAGTCGGTGGTCGCGTGGTTCTACCGCTCGCTCCGCAATGCGCTCGTCGACCATTGGCGCAAGCACGCCGCGGAAGGCCGGCTCTTCGAGCCGGAGCCCGAGCAAGGTCTCGACGAGCACGCCGCCGACCCCGAGCTGATGCAGACCGTCTGCGCCTGCGCGATGTCGCTGCTCGACACGCTCAAGCCGGAGTACGGCGAGGCGCTCCGGCGGGTCGATCTCGACGGCATTTCGGTGAAGAAGTTCGCGGAGGAGAACGCGATCAACCCGAACAACGCCTCGGTGCGCCTGTTCCGTGCGCGGGACGCGCTGCGCAAACAGGTGGAGCGGAGCTGCGGCACGTGCGCCGAGCACGGCTGCTTCGACTGCACCTGCGGAGGCTAGAGGACTCGATGGGTCTTGCCTCCGTCGGCACGACGTGGCAGTAGTATCGCCATGCCACGACACCTCGAGCGTCATCGCAGCGAGCACATCGGATGGCTTCGCGCCGCGGTGCTCGGGGCGAACGACGGGCTGATCTCGACGAGCAGCCTCGTCGTCGGGATCGCGGCGGCCGCGACGACACGCGAGCCGGTCCTCCTCGCCGCCTCGGCGGGTCTCGTCGCCGGCGCGCTCTCGATGGCGGCCGGCGAGTACGTCTCGGTCAGCTCCCAGGCGGACACCGAGGAGGCCGATCTCGCGCGAGAGCGTCGCGAGCTGGCGGAAGAGCCGGAGGCGGAGCGCCGGGAGCTGGCGGGGATCTACGTGGGTCGAGGCCTGAGCCCCGCGCTCGCGGCGCAGGTCGCGGACCAGCTCATGGCGCACGACGCGCTCGGGGCACACGCACGCGACGAGCTGGGCTTGTCCGATATCACGAAGGCCCGACCGATCCAGGCGGCGCTCGCGTCGGCGGCCGCGTTCGCGGCGGGCGCGGCCCTGCCCTTGCTTCTGACCCTGCTCCTGCCCGTCTCCTGGATTTCCCGAGCGATCGCCGTCAGCACGCTCGTTCTTCTCGTCGCGCTCGGCGCCATCGCCGCGCGCCTCGGCGGCGCCGCTGCATGGCGCGGGGCGCTGCGTGTCGCATTCTGGGGCGCCGTGGCGATGGGGTGCACCGCGCTGCTGGGGCGCCTGTTCGGAACGGTCCTCTAGCTTCTTGCCGTCGCCGCCTGCGCCCTCTCGAGGCTCTCCTTCGGCCACAGCGTCTTCACGTCGTAGAACACTTCGAACGCGGGGACGCCGGGTGGGATCACGACCCACGGCAACTTCGACTTCGTGAAGATGTGCACGTCCGGCTTCACCGACGACGGCACGTCGAGCGTCCCGGCCCGAACGAAGGCGAGCTGCGGCCGGGTGTAGTAGCTCCACAGCGCGATCTGGCAATCGGGGCAGCGCATGATCTTCTGCTTGCTGCCGTCGTCGCGCGGGACCTCGATCGCCACCGGCTTGCCGCGCAGCAGCTCCACCCGGTCGTGCTCGATGAGGATGTTGATGACGAAGGCGCTGCCGGTCTGCCGCTGGCAGTTCAGGCAATGGCAGCAGTGGACGAAGATGGGGCTCGCGTTCAACCGGTAGCGGACCGCTTTGCAGGCGCACTCACCTTCGAGCATGCTCACCTCAAGCCCGTCGCCCGGAAGAGATCACCCTGCGTGAAGTTGTACGAGGTGAAGTAGGCCGAGCCGTCGGGCGTGATCGTGAACCACGCGCCGGGAAGCGTGGTCGACACGGGCGGGACGTCGTAGAGGAGCGTGCGCGCTCCCGTCGTCGTGTCGAGCCGGTAGATGTGCTGACCCCCGGACGGGAGGATGCTGCGCACGATCACGCTCTTCCCATCCGGAGCCCAGCGCTCGATCCTCTGCCCCGCTTCGAAGCCGGGGATCGGGCGCGACGCGGTGCCGCCTGCTTCGTAGAGCTTCCCGTCGAAGGCGACGAGCTTGCCGTCTGGAGACAACGCTCCCAGCACACCTTCCGGGGTGATCGCTCGGGCGGCTCCGCCCGCGAGGTCCTGGAGGTAGAGCCGCTTCGGACGTCCGGGGGCGAAGCCTTCGAAGAGAATGGACTTGCCGTCTTCCGTGAACGCCGCGAGCTCGTGCGTCAGCTCGTCATGAGTCACCTGCTTCGCCTCTCCCGCCCCGACGGGGAGCAGCACGAGCTGGGAGGGGGCGGGATTGATGCGCATCGACAGCACCCACTTGCCGTCGGGCGAGAACCACAACCCGCAGCCGGGACCGAGCCTCACCGCCGGCCCGCCGTCCGTCGAGCGCACGTAGACGGAGTACTCGACGCCGCCGCCGTCCCCTTCCTCGGTGAACGCGAGCCACTTGCCGTCGTTCGAGAGTTTCGGGACGGTGGTGTAGTCGAGCCAGGAAAGCTCCCGGTCCGCGGTGTCGCCCGGGCCGCGGCCCCTGACCACGCTCCGCGTAGTCTCCTTCCAGAAGAGCACGCTGCCGTCCGAGCCGACGTCCGCGAGGTGGACGTTGCCGGGCACGCGCACGACGACGCGGGAATGGCCGTCGACCGTCGTCGCGAAGAGCGCCTTCGCGTTCCCTTGGTCGGCCGCCGTGTACCAGATCTCGCGGCCGTCCGCGGCCCAGGCCAGGCCTTGGGCGCTGGAATAGTCTTCCGAAACCGCCCGCTTCTTTCCGGCGCGATCGACGACGGCGATCGAGCCGCGGTCGTCGCCCTGGATCAGGTGATCGACGAAGGCGACTTTCGACCCGTCGGGCGAGATGCGCACGTCGCTGATGTAGCCGGTCGTCTCATACACCGGCGTTCCGATCGGGAACTCGAGGCGATAGCGTCCGTCGAGGTAGTGAGCCGCCGCGAATCCCGACCCGTCGGGGAGCCAGTCGGCGTCCTGAACGTCCTCGAGCACGGCGCGCGCCGCGTTGCCCGTCGAAGAGCCCCGCGCGAGCGTTCCGACCTGCGCGTATCCGCGGACGGTATGGCGGTCGAGGATGAGCGCCAGCTCTCCGGAACGCGAGACCGAGGCGACGTCGGCGTTCGGGTAGGCGAGCGCGAGCGAGTCGGGGCCCCCTTCGCTCGTCGAGTAGAGCTTCTTCGGCTCGTCTCCGAACGCCGCGGAGTAGACGGCGGTCTTGCCGTCGCCGGTGAGGCGCGCGGTGACGATCTTGCCGAGACGGTACGTGAGCCGCTGGTACGTCGGGGAGCCGGTGGCCTGCGGCCGTGAGAAGTACGATCCGGCGGCGTAGGCCACGACCGCGACTGCGACGGCCGCCGCGAACGGCAGCCACGTCCGGCGCTTGGGAAGAGCGATCGCGGCACCGCTGGCGACCGATCCTCCCATCGCGGAGAGCGTCTCGAGCGCAAGGCCGAGATCGTGCGCCGAGTGAAAGCGCTCGGCGGGGTTCTTCTCGAGGCAGCGCCTCACGATGCGGTCGAGCGCGGGCGGCACCTGGGTCCCGCTGACCGCCAGATCGGGCGGGTCTTCCTTCAAGATCGCGTTCATCGT
It contains:
- a CDS encoding DUF4199 domain-containing protein, which encodes MKKVVIVYGLISGAVAGALMLLTLPFMDKLEGASGYAVGYTAMILSGLLIFFGVRSYRENVGGGTISFGKGFQVGILIALISAVCYVGTWEFIYFKLEPDFCDKHFGAQVERLKASGAPPEKVAEAQQQLEMMKKLLANPVTNASLAFVEPLPVGLLISLISAWVLRRKPA
- a CDS encoding helix-turn-helix transcriptional regulator; this translates as MSRRIFLNLALYASCGGLLLAALRVAEFHYTFVSHSIEIYSAIVAVIFATFGIWLGGTLTKKQPEIIVKEVHVEVPVAGPFVLDEAKVRELQITAREMEILGLVAEGLSNKEIAERVFVSENTVKTHVSRVFEKLGARRRTEAVQIAKASRLIP
- a CDS encoding sigma-70 family RNA polymerase sigma factor → MESTVVETLVQNHRQFLAFVESRVGSREVAEDILQEAFVRGLARADQLRDEESVVAWFYRSLRNALVDHWRKHAAEGRLFEPEPEQGLDEHAADPELMQTVCACAMSLLDTLKPEYGEALRRVDLDGISVKKFAEENAINPNNASVRLFRARDALRKQVERSCGTCAEHGCFDCTCGG
- a CDS encoding protein kinase, translated to MALAPGTRLGSYEIAASIGAGGMGEVYRARDTKLNRDVAIKVLPERLGADAEALSRFEREAQAVAALSHPNILAMHDFGSQNGVTYAVMELLDGESLRAKLDQGALPPRKAIDYALQIVHGIAAAHQKGVVHRDLKPENIFITGEGRVKILDFGLAKTTGPAGGGSMMQTRSGLGTSPGTVMGTVGYMSPEQVRGLPVDHRTDIFSFGVVFYEMLSGRRAFHGDSNVETMNAILKEDPPDLAVSGTQVPPALDRIVRRCLEKNPAERFHSAHDLGLALETLSAMGGSVASGAAIALPKRRTWLPFAAAVAVAVVAYAAGSYFSRPQATGSPTYQRLTYRLGKIVTARLTGDGKTAVYSAAFGDEPKKLYSTSEGGPDSLALAYPNADVASVSRSGELALILDRHTVRGYAQVGTLARGSSTGNAARAVLEDVQDADWLPDGSGFAAAHYLDGRYRLEFPIGTPVYETTGYISDVRISPDGSKVAFVDHLIQGDDRGSIAVVDRAGKKRAVSEDYSSAQGLAWAADGREIWYTAADQGNAKALFATTVDGHSRVVVRVPGNVHLADVGSDGSVLFWKETTRSVVRGRGPGDTADRELSWLDYTTVPKLSNDGKWLAFTEEGDGGGVEYSVYVRSTDGGPAVRLGPGCGLWFSPDGKWVLSMRINPAPSQLVLLPVGAGEAKQVTHDELTHELAAFTEDGKSILFEGFAPGRPKRLYLQDLAGGAARAITPEGVLGALSPDGKLVAFDGKLYEAGGTASRPIPGFEAGQRIERWAPDGKSVIVRSILPSGGQHIYRLDTTTGARTLLYDVPPVSTTLPGAWFTITPDGSAYFTSYNFTQGDLFRATGLR
- a CDS encoding GFA family protein, with translation MLEGECACKAVRYRLNASPIFVHCCHCLNCQRQTGSAFVINILIEHDRVELLRGKPVAIEVPRDDGSKQKIMRCPDCQIALWSYYTRPQLAFVRAGTLDVPSSVKPDVHIFTKSKLPWVVIPPGVPAFEVFYDVKTLWPKESLERAQAATARS
- a CDS encoding VIT family protein; translated protein: MPRHLERHRSEHIGWLRAAVLGANDGLISTSSLVVGIAAAATTREPVLLAASAGLVAGALSMAAGEYVSVSSQADTEEADLARERRELAEEPEAERRELAGIYVGRGLSPALAAQVADQLMAHDALGAHARDELGLSDITKARPIQAALASAAAFAAGAALPLLLTLLLPVSWISRAIAVSTLVLLVALGAIAARLGGAAAWRGALRVAFWGAVAMGCTALLGRLFGTVL